One genomic region from Leptospiraceae bacterium encodes:
- a CDS encoding nucleotidyltransferase domain-containing protein: MIELKIDDPDIEEVYHSSEDIIKLLKSIVKNEVEIIPLKPKEAFTQTRIVQILNDYFSEKPVLKAYLFGSYSRGEASPDSDIDILLELDDSQKIGTLFFKMAEELKELTGKKIDLLSDKAINEKIKENIFRERVLVYERRN; encoded by the coding sequence ATGATTGAATTAAAGATCGATGACCCTGATATTGAGGAAGTATATCATTCTTCTGAAGATATAATAAAGCTATTGAAATCGATAGTTAAAAATGAAGTGGAAATTATTCCTTTAAAACCAAAAGAAGCTTTTACTCAAACAAGGATAGTGCAAATTCTAAATGATTATTTTTCTGAAAAACCTGTTTTAAAAGCTTATTTATTCGGTTCTTACAGTAGAGGAGAAGCTTCTCCGGATAGTGATATTGATATTCTGTTAGAGTTAGATGATTCACAAAAAATAGGTACATTGTTTTTTAAAATGGCAGAAGAACTTAAAGAACTAACCGGAAAAAAAATCGATCTTCTATCCGATAAAGCTATAAATGAAAAAATAAAAGAAAACATATTCCGGGAAAGAGTTTTAGTTTATGAAAGAAGGAA